One Nitrospina watsonii DNA segment encodes these proteins:
- a CDS encoding DUF6279 family lipoprotein, which produces MTCLIPPSFRHGNRVGWLSLLLLCLVLTAGCSRTRIAYNFSDWFLLHRIDHYFDLTREQERFLSARVSALQAWHRQHELPRLVAALGELERRYQDGLSAEDIEWVWAQQATFWQRLIARGLPDFAEFLTMLQPEQIRHLQNRFQNGGGWLVKQAALDEAELARDHGEWLREVLEDWYGGLDADQAASLPGELRADAGWVKLRLANRHRFQQNFLELVQAGGSPDGLHQRLSLWLQHPETRWLPGFEERLEARRRQWQRWMVRVDAMMSPAQRRHALERIRGYRLDFETLVEEG; this is translated from the coding sequence ATGACGTGCCTCATTCCTCCCTCATTCCGGCATGGCAACCGGGTTGGCTGGCTGAGCCTGTTGCTGCTGTGCCTCGTCCTCACCGCCGGGTGCAGCCGCACGCGCATCGCCTACAACTTTTCCGACTGGTTCCTCCTTCACCGCATCGATCATTATTTCGATCTCACCCGCGAGCAGGAGCGGTTTCTCTCGGCCCGTGTCTCCGCCTTGCAGGCCTGGCACCGGCAGCACGAGTTGCCCCGGCTGGTGGCGGCGCTTGGAGAACTGGAGCGGCGTTATCAGGATGGTTTGAGCGCCGAGGACATCGAGTGGGTGTGGGCGCAGCAGGCCACATTCTGGCAGCGCTTGATCGCGCGCGGCCTGCCGGACTTCGCCGAGTTCCTCACCATGCTTCAGCCGGAGCAGATCCGGCACCTGCAAAACCGTTTTCAAAACGGCGGCGGCTGGCTGGTCAAACAGGCCGCGCTGGATGAAGCCGAACTGGCGCGGGATCACGGCGAATGGCTGCGGGAGGTGCTGGAAGACTGGTACGGCGGGTTGGATGCGGACCAGGCCGCGAGCCTGCCCGGCGAACTGCGCGCGGATGCGGGTTGGGTGAAACTGCGGCTGGCCAACCGGCATCGCTTTCAACAGAATTTTCTGGAACTGGTGCAGGCGGGAGGGTCGCCCGACGGGCTCCATCAGCGATTGAGCCTCTGGTTGCAGCACCCGGAAACCCGCTGGCTGCCGGGATTTGAAGAACGGCTGGAGGCCCGGCGGCGGCAATGGCAACGCTGGATGGTGCGCGTGGACGCGATGATGTCGCCCGCCCAGCGCCGGCATGCACTGGAACGCATTCGTGGTTACCGCCTCGATTTCGAGACGTTGGTCGAGGAAGGCTAG
- a CDS encoding CPXCG motif-containing cysteine-rich protein: MEEEYFFECPWCGEPVSMLLDLSVSSQTYIEDCEICCRPIEIDYRSGGQEVVDFSARCG; this comes from the coding sequence ATGGAAGAGGAATACTTTTTTGAATGCCCCTGGTGTGGCGAGCCGGTGTCCATGTTGCTGGACCTGTCGGTGTCCTCTCAGACGTACATTGAGGACTGCGAGATCTGCTGCCGTCCCATCGAAATCGACTACCGCAGCGGCGGCCAGGAGGTGGTCGATTTCTCGGCGCGCTGCGGGTGA
- a CDS encoding Dyp-type peroxidase domain-containing protein, translated as MSRSQTGIVSTPGRHSCVLIYEVVDLPMNAMSVGQFSVMVPGFVSDVLKKYPGEKISCVVGFGPMFWLLAWHGKKPRRLRPFETLEAEGREFPATEGDLMFYLHAGQLECLRDMVAYIDHNLSGLVKPLDRVWGESPAITFPDQESKPAEGVPDAVFIDRQEADFSRGSFALVQNYRHALDETRTVAVPIQDTARQLEREEHLLVHSLPYRNDSEAGTLVMLFHSDPDSVDAVLERALEIPAAAGEPHWTETLRPVSGARFFVPSIDVLTGLRMGGIRMNRFSPTQQYS; from the coding sequence ATGTCCCGATCGCAGACAGGCATTGTTTCCACCCCCGGCCGGCACTCCTGCGTCCTCATTTACGAGGTGGTGGATTTGCCAATGAACGCCATGAGCGTCGGTCAGTTTTCGGTGATGGTGCCGGGCTTTGTGTCGGACGTACTGAAAAAGTATCCGGGCGAGAAGATCTCCTGCGTCGTCGGCTTCGGTCCCATGTTCTGGCTGCTCGCCTGGCACGGCAAGAAGCCGCGCCGGCTGCGTCCTTTTGAAACGCTGGAGGCGGAGGGTCGCGAGTTCCCGGCGACGGAAGGCGACCTGATGTTCTACCTGCACGCCGGGCAACTCGAATGCCTGCGTGACATGGTGGCCTACATCGACCACAATCTGTCCGGCCTGGTGAAGCCCCTGGACCGGGTGTGGGGCGAATCGCCCGCCATCACCTTTCCGGATCAGGAGTCCAAACCGGCGGAGGGTGTGCCGGATGCGGTCTTCATCGACAGGCAGGAAGCCGATTTTTCCCGCGGCAGCTTTGCGCTGGTGCAGAACTACCGGCACGCGCTGGATGAAACCCGCACGGTGGCGGTGCCGATCCAGGACACGGCGCGCCAACTGGAGCGGGAGGAGCACCTGCTGGTGCACTCGTTGCCCTACCGCAACGACAGCGAAGCGGGCACGCTGGTCATGTTGTTTCACAGCGATCCCGACAGCGTCGATGCGGTGCTCGAGCGGGCGCTGGAAATCCCGGCGGCGGCGGGCGAGCCGCACTGGACCGAGACCCTGCGGCCGGTTTCCGGCGCGCGGTTTTTCGTGCCGTCGATCGATGTGTTGACGGGTCTGCGCATGGGCGGCATCCGCATGAACCGGTTTTCCCCCACCCAGCAATATTCCTGA
- a CDS encoding tetratricopeptide repeat protein, with translation MSEDHNPPEQAAPNPEIEALKTTAEQNPDDVEAWLNLGASCLNHLNGDEAMKAFRRAVQLAPENAQAHFGLAQSFDALNRYEEMIDAFREAAFLSPDWPEAHYHLGVACMVVGDYEGAGEAFKQALEVKADYAEAHRVLSVVYGLQGEKEASQHHKQEAVRLNPEFG, from the coding sequence ATGAGTGAAGATCACAACCCGCCGGAGCAGGCGGCGCCCAATCCGGAAATCGAAGCCCTCAAGACAACCGCCGAGCAGAATCCCGACGATGTGGAGGCGTGGTTGAATCTGGGAGCGTCCTGCCTCAATCATTTGAACGGGGACGAAGCGATGAAGGCGTTCCGCCGTGCCGTGCAGCTGGCTCCTGAAAATGCGCAAGCGCATTTCGGCTTGGCGCAGTCGTTCGATGCGCTCAATCGTTACGAAGAAATGATCGACGCGTTCCGCGAAGCGGCGTTCCTGTCTCCCGACTGGCCGGAAGCGCATTATCATCTTGGAGTGGCGTGCATGGTGGTCGGCGATTACGAAGGAGCCGGGGAAGCCTTCAAGCAGGCGCTCGAGGTGAAGGCCGATTATGCGGAAGCGCACCGCGTGTTGAGCGTGGTGTACGGTTTGCAGGGAGAAAAGGAAGCCTCCCAGCACCACAAGCAGGAAGCCGTGCGTTTGAACCCCGAATTCGGTTGA
- a CDS encoding Glu/Leu/Phe/Val family dehydrogenase: MSAQYVDSFADDLGPVKILHIYEPKTQLRAIVVVDNLAMGPAIGGCRMATDVSTREVFRLARAMTLKNALNDLPYGGGKSAIIGDAGSDQKEAWVREFARSIRHLEEYIPGPDMGTDEQSMAWVQEEIGRAVGLPTALGGLPLDELGATGFGVAVAADAASEWMQMPLPDARVVIQGFGNVGRAAARFMLERGARIVAVSDSEATLHDASGLDIPALMQHVGRGEKLAAAKQGQVLQRDAALGIDCDIFIPAARPDVFTEANQHLLKATLVLEGANIPITHEAARVLHERGIVVIPDIIANSGGVICAAAEFGGRTREEAFDAIRKTVYRNTTRLLKRVRERKQFPHDAAMKMAREPLLKKMGLYANT, translated from the coding sequence ATGAGTGCTCAATACGTGGACAGTTTTGCCGACGATCTCGGCCCCGTCAAAATCCTGCACATTTACGAACCCAAAACCCAACTGCGCGCCATCGTGGTGGTGGACAACCTGGCCATGGGTCCCGCCATTGGCGGTTGCCGCATGGCCACCGATGTGTCCACGCGCGAGGTGTTCCGCCTGGCACGCGCCATGACGTTGAAGAACGCGCTCAACGATTTGCCGTACGGCGGCGGCAAGTCCGCCATCATCGGCGATGCCGGCAGCGACCAGAAAGAAGCCTGGGTGCGCGAGTTCGCGCGGTCCATCCGGCACCTGGAGGAATACATTCCGGGTCCCGACATGGGCACCGACGAACAAAGCATGGCCTGGGTGCAGGAGGAGATCGGGCGCGCCGTAGGCCTGCCAACTGCGCTGGGCGGATTGCCGCTGGATGAACTGGGCGCCACCGGTTTCGGTGTCGCGGTGGCAGCCGATGCCGCCAGTGAATGGATGCAGATGCCGCTGCCGGACGCGCGCGTGGTCATCCAGGGTTTCGGCAATGTCGGACGCGCCGCCGCCCGGTTCATGCTGGAACGCGGCGCCCGCATCGTCGCCGTCAGCGACTCGGAAGCCACACTGCATGATGCGTCGGGGCTCGATATTCCAGCCTTGATGCAGCACGTGGGGCGCGGGGAAAAATTGGCGGCCGCCAAACAGGGACAGGTCCTGCAACGCGACGCCGCACTCGGCATCGACTGCGACATCTTCATCCCCGCCGCACGGCCGGATGTGTTCACCGAAGCCAACCAGCATCTGCTCAAAGCAACACTGGTGCTGGAGGGAGCCAACATCCCGATCACGCACGAAGCGGCCCGTGTGCTGCACGAACGCGGCATCGTTGTCATCCCCGACATCATCGCCAACAGCGGCGGCGTCATCTGTGCAGCGGCGGAGTTTGGAGGGCGAACCCGGGAAGAAGCGTTCGACGCCATCCGCAAAACCGTTTACCGCAACACCACGCGGTTGCTGAAACGGGTGCGGGAACGCAAGCAGTTTCCGCACGACGCGGCCATGAAGATGGCGCGGGAACCCCTGCTCAAAAAGATGGGACTGTACGCGAACACATGA
- a CDS encoding tetratricopeptide repeat protein, translating into MGGKGVAQTLQEVLTNLQTQLKEKTAQLNAAKKQIADLQQGGGGPDLSGELEAEKQKREATEQALAEASAKAAELEKKVSEGAAAGLSSGAELNQEIEKRTRAEQELMGKTQELLNLKQQVLDEQALRQKAEAALQQAPTSAGGVSDSQYQLEVQKREGLEAQVKDLQARLEEAQKAVSSAPSADALQRELDLVKKSEELAKMEKANLESQLQTTQAKLDEALQRPEDTGESDALKEQLEAVQSELELLRDSEQSLRDNEEALMNEKMELQNETLALQTQLGDLETQLEEAKRQASQGSGEVESLKKEIELNQKAEELLKTEKEYLASQVQELQTSLEQAKQAGGETAALQKEVAALKQSEEALTAEKTSLEQQLKDAYTKVDTALKQAAAGSGKSESLEQELEQLRQNKEQLRQEKAELEKQLNAANAKIQEVEQKFTDTQELEALKKEVEQAKKSEELHKQQTENLEGQLRKYQEDLQHLRSGIQMESEARARAEAEVRSIQSQISAAAAVSSAPEPEPAAAPPARPAAPPRPAAPAPPQPGRPAAAPPGGGADDREIERIKQLIKQKPRDPRLHAQLGKMYADKKRYQDAVAPLTQAIRLNPRDAQACFMLGNTQYRLDHYKEALDAFNKAVRANPKYAEAHFYLCTLNELVGNEDVAQRHYQKAIKLDPDIENKMGMI; encoded by the coding sequence ATGGGTGGTAAAGGCGTTGCGCAAACGCTTCAGGAAGTTCTCACCAACCTGCAAACTCAGTTGAAGGAAAAAACCGCTCAACTGAATGCGGCGAAGAAGCAGATTGCCGATTTGCAACAGGGGGGTGGAGGTCCGGATCTCTCCGGTGAACTGGAGGCGGAAAAACAAAAGCGCGAAGCTACGGAACAGGCTTTGGCAGAAGCGAGCGCAAAAGCCGCCGAACTGGAGAAAAAGGTTTCCGAAGGCGCCGCCGCCGGTCTCTCCAGTGGTGCCGAACTCAATCAGGAAATCGAGAAACGCACCCGGGCCGAACAGGAATTGATGGGCAAGACTCAGGAGCTGCTCAACCTCAAGCAGCAGGTTCTCGATGAACAGGCCCTGCGGCAGAAGGCCGAAGCCGCCCTGCAACAGGCTCCGACCTCCGCGGGCGGGGTGTCCGATTCGCAATACCAGTTGGAAGTGCAGAAGCGCGAAGGCCTGGAAGCGCAGGTCAAGGATTTGCAGGCGCGTCTGGAAGAAGCCCAGAAGGCCGTGTCGTCCGCGCCCAGTGCCGACGCTTTGCAACGCGAATTGGACCTCGTTAAAAAATCCGAAGAGTTGGCGAAGATGGAGAAGGCCAACCTCGAAAGCCAGTTGCAGACCACCCAGGCCAAGCTCGACGAAGCCCTCCAACGCCCCGAAGACACCGGCGAATCCGATGCTTTGAAGGAACAACTGGAAGCGGTCCAGTCCGAACTCGAATTGCTGCGTGATTCGGAACAAAGCCTGCGCGACAACGAAGAAGCCCTGATGAACGAGAAGATGGAGTTGCAGAACGAAACGCTCGCTCTGCAAACCCAACTCGGTGATCTCGAAACCCAGCTGGAAGAGGCGAAACGTCAGGCCTCGCAGGGTTCGGGCGAAGTGGAATCGCTGAAAAAAGAAATCGAACTCAATCAAAAGGCGGAAGAGCTTCTCAAAACGGAAAAGGAATATCTGGCCAGCCAGGTGCAGGAATTGCAGACCAGTCTGGAGCAGGCCAAACAGGCCGGTGGCGAGACCGCAGCGTTGCAAAAGGAAGTGGCGGCGTTGAAGCAGTCGGAAGAGGCCCTCACTGCGGAGAAGACGTCACTCGAGCAACAGTTGAAGGACGCCTACACGAAGGTGGACACGGCGTTGAAGCAGGCGGCAGCGGGTTCCGGAAAATCCGAATCGCTGGAGCAGGAACTGGAACAGTTGCGCCAGAACAAAGAACAGTTGCGCCAGGAAAAAGCGGAATTGGAAAAACAGTTGAACGCCGCCAATGCGAAGATTCAGGAAGTGGAACAAAAGTTCACCGACACCCAGGAACTGGAAGCGCTCAAGAAGGAAGTGGAGCAGGCCAAAAAGAGCGAGGAACTGCACAAGCAACAAACCGAGAACCTGGAAGGCCAGTTGCGCAAATACCAGGAAGACCTGCAACACCTGCGCTCCGGAATTCAAATGGAGTCGGAAGCCCGCGCCCGCGCGGAAGCGGAAGTGCGGTCGATCCAATCGCAGATCAGTGCGGCGGCCGCCGTGTCCTCGGCCCCGGAACCCGAACCGGCTGCGGCCCCTCCCGCCCGGCCCGCGGCGCCGCCTCGCCCGGCAGCCCCGGCACCGCCGCAACCGGGACGCCCCGCCGCTGCTCCGCCCGGCGGCGGAGCGGACGACCGCGAGATCGAACGCATCAAACAACTGATCAAACAGAAGCCGCGCGATCCGCGCCTGCACGCCCAACTGGGCAAGATGTATGCGGACAAGAAACGGTATCAGGATGCCGTCGCGCCGTTGACGCAGGCCATCCGCCTCAATCCGCGCGACGCGCAGGCGTGTTTCATGCTGGGCAACACGCAGTACCGGCTGGATCATTATAAAGAAGCGCTGGATGCGTTCAACAAAGCCGTGCGCGCCAACCCGAAGTACGCGGAAGCGCATTTTTACCTGTGTACGCTCAACGAACTGGTCGGCAACGAAGACGTCGCGCAGCGGCATTATCAGAAAGCCATCAAGCTCGATCCCGACATCGAAAACAAAATGGGCATGATCTGA
- the modC gene encoding molybdenum ABC transporter ATP-binding protein, which translates to MSRLTAQFHIPYPGFELNAELDVPAHGVTVIFGRSGSGKTTLLRCMAGLTRSPSGYFRIGDAVWQDESTGRFRPVHQRAIGLVFQDARLFPHLTVQGNLHYGYRRIAEHERRIDFDHIVSLLELAPLLNRMPRNLSGGEQQRVAIGRALLTSPRLLLMDEPLANLDTARKLEILPFLLKLRTELGLPIVYVSHSLEEILQLVDTLVLLKAGRVIACGPAQQVLTDLPPGERIDPGLAGTLLDTTVVDHDDAFALTRVRYGDQFLYLPKQKVEAGRPLRLHILARDISLVVSPASTQTSVLNILEATVVEVLPRGPAAHAVDIKIDIGQPVLATITRKSLARLELKPGQKVYAHIKAVQMVHELPEF; encoded by the coding sequence ATGAGCCGCCTGACCGCACAGTTTCACATCCCTTACCCCGGCTTTGAATTGAATGCGGAGTTGGATGTGCCCGCGCACGGCGTCACCGTGATCTTCGGCCGGTCTGGCAGCGGCAAGACCACCCTGCTGCGCTGCATGGCCGGGCTGACGCGGTCGCCTTCCGGTTATTTCCGCATCGGCGACGCCGTCTGGCAGGATGAATCGACGGGACGGTTTCGTCCCGTCCACCAGCGCGCCATCGGCCTCGTCTTTCAGGATGCACGCCTGTTTCCGCACCTCACCGTGCAGGGCAATCTGCACTACGGCTACCGGCGCATTGCCGAACACGAACGCCGCATCGACTTCGATCACATCGTCTCGCTGTTGGAACTGGCGCCGCTTTTGAACCGCATGCCGCGCAACCTGTCCGGCGGCGAGCAGCAACGCGTCGCCATCGGCCGCGCCTTGCTGACCAGCCCGCGCCTGTTGCTGATGGACGAACCGCTGGCCAACCTCGACACCGCGCGCAAGCTGGAAATTTTGCCCTTCCTGCTGAAACTGCGCACCGAGCTCGGACTGCCCATCGTTTATGTCAGTCATTCGCTGGAAGAAATTCTGCAACTGGTGGACACGCTGGTGTTGTTGAAGGCGGGGCGGGTGATCGCCTGCGGTCCGGCGCAACAGGTGTTGACCGATCTGCCGCCGGGGGAACGCATCGATCCCGGTCTCGCTGGAACGCTGCTCGACACCACGGTGGTCGATCACGACGACGCGTTCGCGCTCACCCGCGTGCGCTACGGCGATCAGTTTTTGTATCTGCCCAAACAGAAAGTGGAAGCCGGGAGGCCGTTGCGTCTGCACATTCTGGCGCGGGACATCAGCCTGGTGGTGAGCCCGGCGTCCACCCAGACCAGCGTGCTGAACATCCTGGAGGCGACGGTGGTCGAGGTTTTGCCGCGCGGTCCCGCCGCGCACGCGGTGGACATCAAGATCGACATCGGTCAACCCGTGCTGGCCACCATCACGCGCAAATCGCTGGCGCGGCTGGAACTGAAACCGGGACAGAAGGTGTACGCGCACATCAAAGCGGTGCAGATGGTGCACGAGTTGCCGGAGTTTTGA